A genome region from Microbacterium sp. CGR2 includes the following:
- a CDS encoding sensor histidine kinase has product MIRPLSRTALVLDIVGAGLLFVVFTPMSIIFYAPGVGGAGVPGAAAAAVVLAGALMFGGVAIGRLAPGLALAAAWAGAVVQMLTGFGPLPIDVAILLVLYSTAAWGTRRVLWWGFASALVGGLVAAVYMVTVNGVMLGNGSGWDQLNVGVLLLVVSVLALGFAWVCGLLWRVVLRARATRSAQLQAESLAAEEQERVRIARDMHDIVAHSLAVVIAQADGARYAAAVQPEIATEALGTIAQTARSALSDVRLLLTQLRHRQGDGPQPTLADLETLFAQVRQAGVEPRVTVDPMPPGEPPGAIQLAVYRILQEALTNAIRHGDGTVDVHLAWLADRVDIEVRNAVKAERTVVPGGHGLIGMRERAQLVGGSLQAEQQGSQFVVQGSLPIGPWTVAEPEKEENR; this is encoded by the coding sequence GTGATCCGCCCGCTCTCCCGCACGGCGCTCGTCCTCGACATCGTCGGGGCCGGGCTGCTGTTCGTCGTCTTCACGCCGATGTCGATCATCTTCTACGCGCCGGGCGTGGGCGGTGCGGGAGTTCCGGGAGCTGCCGCGGCCGCGGTGGTCCTCGCCGGCGCCCTGATGTTCGGGGGTGTCGCGATCGGCCGCCTGGCTCCCGGACTCGCGCTCGCCGCTGCCTGGGCCGGTGCGGTGGTGCAGATGCTGACCGGGTTCGGACCGCTTCCGATCGATGTGGCGATCCTGCTCGTGCTCTACTCGACTGCCGCGTGGGGGACCAGACGTGTGCTCTGGTGGGGGTTCGCTTCCGCGCTCGTGGGCGGCCTCGTCGCGGCGGTGTACATGGTGACCGTGAACGGCGTCATGCTGGGCAACGGCAGCGGGTGGGATCAGCTCAACGTCGGCGTTCTCCTCCTGGTGGTCTCCGTTCTCGCTCTCGGCTTCGCCTGGGTGTGCGGCCTGCTGTGGCGGGTCGTCCTGCGGGCACGCGCCACTCGGTCGGCGCAGCTCCAGGCCGAGTCCCTCGCCGCCGAAGAGCAGGAGCGCGTGCGCATCGCCCGAGACATGCACGACATCGTCGCGCACTCGTTGGCCGTCGTCATCGCCCAAGCGGACGGCGCCCGGTATGCGGCCGCCGTGCAGCCGGAGATCGCGACGGAGGCGCTCGGCACGATCGCTCAGACTGCGCGCAGCGCCCTGAGCGACGTGCGCCTGCTGCTCACACAACTTCGCCACCGGCAAGGCGATGGTCCACAGCCGACGCTGGCCGACCTGGAGACACTGTTCGCTCAGGTGCGGCAAGCGGGCGTCGAGCCCCGCGTCACCGTCGATCCGATGCCACCGGGGGAACCGCCCGGCGCGATCCAGCTCGCCGTCTACCGCATCCTCCAGGAAGCACTCACCAATGCCATTCGGCACGGCGACGGCACCGTGGATGTGCACCTCGCCTGGCTGGCCGACAGAGTCGACATCGAGGTACGCAACGCCGTGAAAGCAGAGAGAACCGTCGTCCCGGGCGGCCATGGCCTCATCGGCATGCGCGAGCGCGCGCAACTCGTCGGCGGTAGTCTGCAGGCCGAGCAGCAGGGGAGTCAGTTCGTCGTGCAGGGTTCCCTCCCGATCGGCCCATGGACGGTCGCAGAACCCGAAAAGGAAGAGAACCGATGA
- a CDS encoding response regulator transcription factor: protein MIRVVLVDDQALFRAGIRMLVASQPDLDVVGEAGNGREAIDVIGASQPDVVLMDIRMPVMDGLTATAEILTRPDPPRIVMLTTFDLDEAAARAIRQGASGFLLKDADPEFLLAAIRTVHAGSSVIAASATRDLFEHFAEAPKPVPATYGSLTDREREIFALAARGLSNAEIAGREYLSEATVKTHISRILTKLALRDRVQLVVFAFEHGLA, encoded by the coding sequence ATGATCAGAGTCGTGCTCGTCGACGACCAAGCACTGTTCCGCGCCGGCATCCGCATGCTCGTCGCATCCCAGCCCGACCTCGATGTCGTGGGAGAAGCGGGCAACGGACGAGAAGCGATCGACGTCATCGGCGCCTCCCAGCCGGACGTGGTGCTCATGGACATCCGGATGCCGGTCATGGACGGGCTCACCGCCACCGCCGAGATCCTCACCCGGCCCGACCCGCCGCGCATCGTCATGCTGACGACCTTTGACCTCGACGAGGCGGCGGCGAGGGCGATCCGGCAAGGCGCGAGCGGCTTCCTCCTGAAGGACGCCGACCCGGAGTTCCTGCTCGCGGCGATCCGAACGGTGCACGCGGGGTCCAGCGTGATCGCGGCATCCGCGACTCGCGACCTCTTCGAGCACTTCGCCGAGGCGCCGAAACCGGTGCCGGCGACCTACGGCTCCCTCACCGACCGCGAGCGCGAGATCTTCGCGCTCGCCGCCCGCGGTCTCTCGAACGCGGAGATCGCCGGTCGGGAGTACCTCAGCGAGGCGACGGTCAAGACGCACATCAGCCGTATCCTCACCAAGCTCGCGCTGCGTGACCGGGTGCAGCTCGTGGTCTTCGCCTTCGAGCACGGCCTGGCCTGA
- a CDS encoding ABC transporter ATP-binding protein — protein MEITTTDLGLAARVQHLKKTYGSGEGTVRALDDVSVGIRRGQFTAIMGPSGSGKSTLMHIMAGLDSPTEGRAWIGDTDITGLGDLDLTILRRRRVGFIFQAFNLVPTLDALGNIMLPFELDGRRPSALERARIEGLIDTLGLGSRLAHRPHQLSGGQQQRVAIARALATAPDLVFADEPTGNLDSQTGREVLGLLATASREHGQSIAMVTHDAIAASHADRVLYLGDGRIVADHPRQTAEEISAYMLAAEVAA, from the coding sequence ATGGAGATCACGACCACCGACCTGGGGCTCGCCGCCCGCGTTCAGCACTTGAAGAAGACCTACGGTTCCGGCGAAGGGACCGTCCGTGCACTCGACGATGTCAGCGTCGGAATCCGGCGCGGTCAGTTCACCGCGATCATGGGGCCGTCCGGCTCCGGCAAGTCGACACTCATGCACATCATGGCAGGCCTCGACAGCCCGACCGAGGGGCGCGCGTGGATCGGTGACACCGACATCACGGGTCTCGGCGACCTCGACCTCACGATCCTGCGCCGACGCCGCGTCGGCTTCATCTTCCAGGCGTTCAACCTCGTGCCGACCCTCGACGCACTGGGAAACATCATGCTTCCGTTCGAGCTCGACGGCCGCCGTCCGAGTGCGCTCGAGCGTGCCCGTATCGAAGGACTGATCGACACCCTCGGGCTGGGGTCGCGACTGGCTCACCGCCCTCATCAACTCTCCGGTGGGCAGCAGCAGCGTGTCGCCATCGCCCGCGCACTCGCCACCGCGCCCGACCTCGTCTTCGCGGACGAGCCCACCGGCAATCTCGACTCGCAGACCGGTCGCGAGGTGCTGGGGCTGCTCGCCACGGCCAGCCGCGAGCACGGCCAGTCGATCGCCATGGTCACGCACGACGCCATCGCGGCCAGTCATGCCGATCGGGTGCTCTATCTCGGCGACGGCCGAATCGTCGCCGATCACCCGCGTCAGACCGCGGAGGAGATCTCCGCCTACATGCTCGCTGCGGAGGTGGCAGCGTGA
- a CDS encoding FtsX family ABC transporter permease translates to MTAVATVVPETTATGPRFTWLRDRGMGASVLVAALSAAFGVVLVEATAYIGAVLQADPFIGDSGTLAVVVAILSVLLTAVAMYVAAIVTANTFSTIIAGRTRQIALMRLIGATARAQRAEVGRQGFVVGVLGAVIGLLIGLLIAAAGVQIGAQFIANDPSDFTLAQPFVALPAIGVALTTWAAAWAGSRRVLAVTPLQALGGSVERTREEVSGKPGRHIGAWVLLISGAALLAGGVVLGLLTPLGVVVAFFGGILSFTGLAIGSVLFMPPVLRLVGRMFGSSATARLAAENALRYPERSSRMAIGVVMGVTLVTMFAVALESAKRLMMSQVTGEVPEEFFAPFDAFAAIMMVLVAVSAVIAAVGLVNLLTIGVVQRRRELGLLRAIGLSNRQVRRMVLLEATHITVAATLTGLLLGVVYGWIAAQSLLGSVPTLPEFTPAGLVAPQVPWVPVVAIVVATAVLTLVAAATPTRLATRVAPVEALAGD, encoded by the coding sequence GTGACCGCCGTCGCCACGGTCGTTCCGGAGACCACCGCGACCGGACCGCGCTTCACGTGGCTCCGCGATCGGGGTATGGGCGCCAGCGTCCTCGTCGCCGCGCTTTCGGCGGCATTCGGGGTGGTGCTGGTCGAAGCGACCGCGTACATCGGCGCGGTGCTGCAGGCCGACCCGTTCATCGGAGACAGCGGGACGCTCGCGGTCGTCGTCGCGATCCTTTCGGTCCTGCTGACCGCGGTCGCGATGTATGTGGCCGCCATCGTCACCGCGAACACCTTCTCGACCATCATCGCCGGGCGCACGAGGCAGATCGCGTTGATGCGGCTCATCGGCGCCACCGCCCGAGCACAGCGCGCGGAAGTCGGACGCCAGGGCTTCGTGGTCGGCGTGCTCGGCGCCGTCATCGGGCTTCTCATCGGACTGCTCATCGCGGCAGCCGGGGTGCAGATCGGGGCGCAGTTCATCGCCAACGACCCGTCGGACTTCACACTCGCGCAGCCGTTCGTCGCGCTGCCGGCCATCGGAGTCGCGCTCACCACCTGGGCCGCGGCCTGGGCGGGGTCGCGAAGAGTCCTCGCCGTGACGCCCCTCCAGGCCCTCGGCGGGTCGGTCGAGCGGACGCGGGAGGAAGTCTCCGGTAAGCCGGGTCGTCACATCGGAGCGTGGGTGCTGTTGATCTCCGGGGCTGCGCTGCTGGCGGGCGGGGTCGTGCTGGGGCTGCTGACCCCTCTCGGTGTCGTGGTGGCGTTCTTCGGCGGCATCCTCTCTTTCACCGGACTCGCGATCGGCTCGGTGCTGTTCATGCCGCCGGTGCTGCGCCTGGTGGGCCGGATGTTCGGTTCGAGTGCGACGGCGCGTCTCGCCGCCGAGAACGCCCTGCGCTACCCGGAACGTTCCTCGCGGATGGCCATCGGTGTCGTGATGGGCGTGACCCTGGTGACGATGTTCGCGGTCGCGCTGGAATCGGCCAAGCGCCTGATGATGAGTCAGGTCACCGGGGAGGTCCCGGAAGAGTTCTTCGCACCGTTCGACGCGTTCGCCGCGATCATGATGGTGCTGGTCGCGGTGTCTGCGGTGATCGCCGCCGTCGGTCTGGTCAACCTCCTCACGATCGGGGTGGTGCAGCGCCGTCGCGAGCTGGGTCTGCTGCGCGCGATCGGCCTGTCCAACCGGCAGGTGCGACGCATGGTCCTGCTGGAGGCGACGCACATCACTGTCGCAGCGACTCTCACCGGACTGCTGTTGGGCGTCGTCTACGGCTGGATCGCCGCGCAGTCGCTGCTGGGCTCCGTGCCCACCCTGCCGGAGTTCACCCCGGCCGGACTGGTCGCCCCGCAGGTGCCGTGGGTCCCCGTGGTCGCGATCGTGGTGGCGACCGCCGTTCTCACCTTGGTCGCAGCAGCCACCCCGACGCGGCTGGCGACACGAGTGGCCCCGGTCGAGGCGCTCGCGGGCGACTGA
- a CDS encoding 2-phosphosulfolactate phosphatase yields the protein MPSPFDQSTYQVRLDWGTAGLARLAPADIVVVVDVLRFSSTVADAVAAGVAVDLADAREWSRNGAAVAAGAAAAAPDVAVFVGGLRNASAVARAVQLVQERRQARTSVAIIAAGEADAAGELRFAVEDQLGAGAIVAALTDLGIDHTAPDAAVAAESFRALRRALRHLIGASGSAREIDAGIEATARIAASGLVPTSTTDAAVLDAVEVVPVLHDGWFTRFE from the coding sequence ATGCCGTCGCCGTTCGATCAGTCCACGTACCAGGTCCGTCTCGACTGGGGGACCGCCGGCCTCGCTCGGCTGGCCCCGGCCGACATCGTCGTGGTCGTCGACGTGCTGCGGTTCTCTTCGACGGTCGCAGATGCCGTCGCCGCAGGCGTCGCGGTCGACCTGGCGGACGCGCGGGAGTGGTCACGGAACGGGGCGGCTGTCGCGGCGGGCGCTGCGGCCGCTGCCCCAGACGTGGCGGTGTTCGTCGGAGGTCTCCGCAACGCATCGGCGGTCGCACGCGCGGTGCAGCTCGTGCAGGAGCGCAGGCAGGCACGAACCTCGGTCGCGATCATCGCCGCGGGTGAGGCGGATGCTGCGGGGGAGTTGCGGTTCGCCGTCGAGGATCAGCTCGGTGCGGGAGCGATCGTCGCAGCGCTGACCGACCTGGGCATCGACCACACGGCGCCGGATGCCGCCGTCGCGGCCGAGAGCTTCCGCGCTCTCCGTCGTGCACTGCGGCACCTCATCGGCGCGAGCGGCTCCGCGCGCGAGATCGACGCCGGAATCGAGGCCACCGCCCGAATCGCGGCATCCGGCCTGGTGCCGACGTCGACGACGGATGCCGCCGTCCTCGATGCCGTGGAGGTCGTGCCGGTTCTTCACGACGGGTGGTTCACTCGTTTCGAGTGA
- a CDS encoding DUF3054 domain-containing protein, which yields MRYLPAVIVDAVLVLIFAAIGRASHQEDPAGFLLTAWPFLVALVLGHLVAALLPGRPRRPWSVSWGAVVWVVTVAGGMLVRVVSGDTAEVPFIIVATLVLGVFLVGWRAVAALLRRRRSAQYGDDRQHDDESEEDATASESPASRDPRE from the coding sequence ATGAGGTACCTCCCCGCAGTCATCGTCGACGCCGTTCTCGTACTGATCTTCGCCGCGATCGGGCGCGCATCGCATCAGGAGGATCCGGCCGGTTTCCTGCTCACCGCGTGGCCGTTCCTCGTCGCTCTGGTGCTCGGGCATCTCGTGGCCGCTTTGTTGCCCGGCCGGCCCCGCCGGCCGTGGTCAGTCTCCTGGGGTGCCGTCGTCTGGGTCGTCACGGTGGCCGGTGGCATGCTCGTTCGCGTCGTCAGCGGTGACACCGCAGAGGTGCCGTTCATCATCGTCGCAACTCTGGTGCTCGGGGTGTTCCTCGTCGGCTGGCGTGCGGTCGCCGCCCTGCTGCGTCGACGTCGCAGCGCGCAGTACGGGGACGATCGTCAGCACGACGATGAGAGCGAGGAAGACGCCACGGCATCCGAGTCTCCCGCTTCCCGCGACCCCCGCGAGTGA
- a CDS encoding SprT-like domain-containing protein: MAELDRVRVWGEALITLHLDDSWSFGFDHAKRRAGLCDYTKKQITVSRYLAARFEDDDIHQVLLHEVAHALAGHAAAHGPAWKRIARDLGYVGGTTHHGETAVELAPWVGRCPAGHVTYRHRRPTRPTSCARCSRSFDARYVFSWTRREITADARLAAQAPR, translated from the coding sequence ATGGCGGAACTTGACCGTGTGCGCGTCTGGGGCGAGGCACTGATCACGCTGCATCTCGATGACAGCTGGTCCTTCGGATTCGATCATGCGAAGCGTCGCGCGGGTCTGTGCGACTACACGAAGAAGCAGATCACCGTGTCGCGATACTTGGCCGCTCGCTTCGAAGACGACGACATCCACCAGGTGCTTCTGCACGAGGTCGCCCACGCGCTTGCGGGGCACGCGGCCGCGCACGGCCCGGCGTGGAAGCGCATCGCCCGCGACCTCGGGTACGTCGGCGGGACCACTCACCACGGAGAGACCGCGGTCGAGCTCGCCCCGTGGGTGGGCCGCTGCCCCGCGGGTCACGTGACCTACCGACACCGCCGCCCCACGCGGCCCACCTCCTGTGCGCGGTGCTCGCGCTCCTTCGACGCTCGCTACGTGTTCTCGTGGACCCGGCGAGAGATCACCGCCGACGCACGTCTGGCTGCGCAGGCGCCGCGCTGA
- a CDS encoding spermidine synthase — protein sequence MGRMRSRDTEHPQARLDHGGIARIVPSEFTTGFELVVDDTPQSHVDLDDPTHLHFEYIVRMGAVIEQLAPGPLTAVHLGAGALTIPRYIEATRPGSRQQVIELEAPLAHLVREHLPLPKGAGIRIRIGDAREGVRRLPAALQDHCDLVVSDVYSGAQTPAHLTSVEFYRELSGLLAPGGVLLVNVADGPGLAFARRQAATIADVLPEIGILADTQVLKGRRFGNLVIAASATPLPTEWLPRLLAAGPHPAKIAEGAEARAFMQGARVVTDADAVDSPRPDASIFLR from the coding sequence ATGGGCCGGATGCGATCGCGCGACACCGAGCATCCCCAGGCCCGGCTCGACCACGGGGGCATCGCACGCATCGTGCCGTCGGAGTTCACGACCGGTTTCGAACTCGTCGTCGATGACACTCCGCAGTCGCATGTCGACCTCGACGATCCGACCCACCTGCACTTCGAGTACATCGTGCGCATGGGCGCCGTCATCGAGCAGCTCGCACCCGGTCCGCTCACCGCGGTTCACCTCGGTGCGGGCGCGCTGACGATTCCCCGCTACATCGAGGCGACGCGGCCGGGATCGCGCCAGCAGGTCATCGAGCTCGAAGCGCCGCTGGCGCACCTCGTGCGCGAGCACCTGCCCCTGCCGAAGGGCGCGGGCATCCGCATCCGCATCGGAGACGCCCGCGAAGGAGTACGCCGTCTTCCGGCCGCCCTGCAGGACCACTGCGACCTCGTCGTCTCTGATGTGTACTCGGGCGCGCAGACACCCGCGCACCTGACGAGCGTCGAGTTCTACCGTGAGCTCTCCGGCCTGCTGGCGCCGGGCGGTGTGCTCCTGGTGAACGTCGCCGACGGCCCTGGGCTCGCCTTCGCCCGGCGCCAGGCGGCGACCATCGCCGACGTGCTGCCCGAGATCGGCATCCTCGCCGACACTCAGGTGCTCAAGGGGCGTCGCTTCGGAAACCTCGTCATCGCGGCATCCGCCACACCGCTGCCCACCGAGTGGTTGCCGCGCCTGCTGGCCGCGGGACCGCACCCGGCCAAGATCGCGGAGGGCGCCGAAGCACGCGCCTTCATGCAGGGTGCGCGCGTCGTGACGGATGCCGACGCTGTGGACTCCCCCCGTCCGGACGCCTCCATCTTCCTTCGCTGA
- a CDS encoding LCP family protein: protein MPRRDQDAVRPTVARHATLPTPSPLSSFLKFLGIALGVVVVSAVAVGAYLVVDVFNRVGDDAVALEGAPEVEPPSLGAYPADQAFSILVVGTDECGEKATALFAERCEEADGLSRNDVNLLVHVSAEPRNVTVVSLPRDLMIEVPECTREDGTVSPAMAKASINSVFDQAGLSCVAKTVSDLADIPIGFAAKLSFDGVMAITEAIGGVEVCIAGDGIRDRHTGLNLPPGTHTISGVEALQFIRTRHGVGDESDLARISNQQQYMSRLAKKVLSEETLTDVPKVLRLANAIADNIVPSEELRDPLRLAQLALALNDVPFSDFVFVQYPNLEDPDDSNRVVPNYEAADALWAALKSGQPVQLTGDVATHEGVELVTPAPTQAPAPTATAGSETTSPPVRATLPPDISGQTLEQETCSVGNQR, encoded by the coding sequence ATGCCCCGCCGTGATCAGGACGCCGTTCGACCCACCGTCGCGCGCCATGCGACGTTGCCGACTCCGAGCCCGCTCTCCAGCTTCCTGAAGTTCCTCGGCATCGCCCTGGGCGTCGTCGTCGTCTCGGCTGTCGCCGTCGGGGCCTATCTCGTCGTCGATGTCTTCAACCGGGTCGGCGACGACGCCGTCGCGCTCGAGGGCGCGCCGGAGGTCGAGCCGCCGTCGCTCGGCGCATACCCGGCCGACCAGGCGTTCAGCATCCTCGTCGTGGGCACGGACGAGTGCGGAGAGAAGGCCACCGCGCTCTTCGCCGAGCGCTGCGAAGAAGCGGACGGGCTCAGCCGCAACGACGTCAACCTCCTCGTCCACGTCTCCGCGGAGCCACGCAACGTCACCGTCGTCTCGCTCCCCCGCGACCTCATGATCGAGGTCCCCGAATGCACCAGAGAAGACGGCACGGTCAGCCCGGCGATGGCGAAGGCGTCGATCAACTCGGTGTTCGACCAAGCCGGCCTGTCCTGTGTCGCGAAGACGGTGAGCGACCTCGCCGACATCCCGATCGGGTTTGCGGCCAAGCTCAGCTTCGACGGCGTGATGGCCATCACCGAGGCGATCGGCGGCGTGGAGGTCTGCATCGCCGGCGACGGCATCCGCGACCGGCACACCGGACTCAATCTGCCTCCGGGCACCCACACGATCTCCGGGGTGGAAGCTCTGCAGTTCATCCGCACCCGGCACGGGGTCGGCGACGAGAGCGACCTCGCGCGCATCTCCAATCAGCAGCAGTACATGTCCCGCCTCGCCAAGAAGGTCCTCAGCGAAGAGACCCTGACGGACGTGCCCAAGGTGCTGCGCCTGGCCAACGCGATCGCCGACAACATCGTTCCGAGCGAGGAGCTGCGCGACCCCCTCCGCCTCGCCCAGCTCGCACTCGCCCTCAACGACGTGCCGTTCAGTGACTTCGTGTTCGTGCAGTACCCCAATCTCGAGGACCCCGACGACAGCAACCGCGTCGTGCCCAACTACGAAGCCGCCGACGCCCTGTGGGCCGCCCTGAAATCCGGGCAGCCGGTGCAGCTCACCGGTGACGTCGCCACCCACGAGGGTGTGGAGCTCGTGACCCCCGCACCGACCCAGGCGCCTGCCCCCACGGCGACGGCGGGATCGGAGACGACGAGCCCCCCGGTCAGGGCGACCCTTCCGCCCGACATCTCCGGGCAGACCCTGGAGCAGGAGACCTGCTCGGTCGGGAACCAGCGATGA
- a CDS encoding sugar ABC transporter substrate-binding protein, whose protein sequence is MHKRILPALALGAVATLGLAACAGGGSNEGSTDGEGQELTVWIMKGTNPDSTAFYDEVSTAFEEETGATVNIEEVQWADAHDRFVTSIAGGTTPDIAETGTTWTAEFADAGALEPLGEYVDAEDGLRDDLVEGLAVAGTYEDELYGMPWYAGVRSLVYRTDVFEELGLEAPENWDDIVAAGEAIKAAKPDMLPFPVPGDAEFQVYPWVWGAGGEVATQDGDTWTSELDSPESQTGLEFYTGLATEHGFSSAGATTWKETDLRDAFTQGNVGMMLSGSWTPKALIEANPELEGKIGAAVIPGQDGGIAPSVLGGSHLSVFNTTENADLAWEFVKMMTTGEFAEQWAAETGYFPGVQSAMEEALASTDPLVAPFAEQMVEGGASVPVTPNFGAVQAKKTTNSMIQAIVSGQKDVETATKDAADEMTELLNQK, encoded by the coding sequence ATGCACAAGCGCATTCTTCCGGCCCTGGCGCTCGGCGCCGTGGCCACGCTGGGTCTCGCCGCCTGCGCCGGCGGCGGCTCGAACGAGGGCAGCACCGACGGGGAGGGCCAGGAGCTCACCGTCTGGATCATGAAGGGCACCAACCCCGACTCGACCGCCTTCTACGACGAGGTCTCGACGGCCTTCGAAGAGGAGACCGGAGCGACGGTCAACATCGAAGAGGTGCAGTGGGCCGACGCTCACGACCGCTTCGTCACGTCCATCGCCGGTGGCACCACCCCCGACATCGCCGAGACCGGCACCACCTGGACCGCCGAGTTCGCCGACGCCGGTGCGCTCGAGCCTCTCGGCGAGTACGTCGACGCCGAAGACGGCCTGCGCGACGACCTGGTCGAAGGCCTTGCTGTCGCGGGCACGTACGAGGACGAGCTCTACGGCATGCCCTGGTACGCCGGCGTGCGTTCGCTGGTCTACCGCACCGACGTGTTCGAGGAGCTCGGTCTCGAGGCCCCGGAGAACTGGGACGACATCGTCGCCGCCGGTGAGGCCATCAAGGCAGCCAAGCCCGACATGCTCCCGTTCCCGGTTCCCGGCGACGCCGAGTTCCAGGTGTATCCGTGGGTGTGGGGTGCGGGCGGAGAGGTCGCGACGCAGGACGGTGACACCTGGACCAGCGAACTCGACAGCCCCGAGTCGCAAACGGGACTGGAGTTCTACACGGGCCTCGCCACCGAGCACGGCTTCTCATCGGCCGGCGCGACCACCTGGAAGGAGACGGACCTTCGTGACGCGTTCACGCAGGGCAACGTCGGCATGATGCTTTCCGGCTCATGGACCCCGAAGGCGCTCATCGAGGCGAACCCCGAGCTCGAAGGCAAGATCGGCGCCGCCGTCATCCCCGGCCAGGACGGTGGCATCGCTCCCTCCGTGCTCGGCGGATCGCACCTCTCGGTCTTCAACACGACCGAGAACGCCGACCTCGCGTGGGAGTTCGTCAAGATGATGACCACGGGTGAGTTCGCCGAGCAGTGGGCGGCCGAGACCGGCTACTTCCCCGGCGTCCAGTCCGCGATGGAAGAGGCTCTCGCCTCGACCGACCCGCTCGTCGCACCGTTCGCCGAGCAGATGGTCGAGGGTGGAGCATCCGTCCCCGTCACGCCGAACTTCGGCGCCGTGCAGGCGAAGAAGACGACCAACTCCATGATCCAGGCCATCGTCAGCGGCCAGAAGGACGTCGAGACCGCGACGAAGGATGCCGCGGATGAGATGACCGAACTGCTCAACCAGAAGTAA
- a CDS encoding carbohydrate ABC transporter permease — MSMVQAPLPTTKAESSSASVVGGRPKRGLSLVSARPWLLLAPGLIILAVLMLWPLVQVFIYSLQDYGLREINTGESNWIGLQNYVEALTDPQLWTVVLPNTVGFAAVAVFVTVAVGTLVALLLARLGTVWRTIVSSCIMVAWAMPAVTGTYVWTFIFDPDRGIFNAVLKDVGLIDESVNWFTNQWSFYAIVLLNVVHHGFPFVAITVLAGLLGVSKEMLEAAALDGANSWRRFWQIIFPTLKPVFTVVIILSTIWDFKVFAQVYLMPGGSGGNRSVLNLGVWSYVESFGQNRYGFGAALAVLLTLVLIGITIVYIRSLTKEDEL, encoded by the coding sequence ATGTCGATGGTGCAAGCGCCACTGCCGACCACGAAGGCGGAGTCCTCCTCCGCCTCCGTGGTCGGCGGCCGGCCGAAGCGAGGCCTCTCGCTCGTCTCGGCCCGTCCCTGGCTCCTCCTCGCGCCCGGGCTGATCATCCTCGCGGTGCTCATGCTCTGGCCGCTCGTCCAGGTGTTCATCTACTCGCTGCAGGACTACGGGCTGCGCGAGATCAACACCGGCGAGAGCAACTGGATCGGTCTCCAGAACTACGTCGAGGCACTCACCGATCCGCAGCTGTGGACCGTGGTGCTGCCGAACACCGTCGGCTTCGCGGCCGTCGCGGTGTTCGTCACCGTCGCCGTCGGCACGCTCGTCGCTCTGCTGCTCGCCCGCTTGGGTACGGTCTGGCGCACCATCGTCTCCAGCTGCATCATGGTCGCGTGGGCGATGCCCGCCGTGACCGGCACCTACGTCTGGACGTTCATCTTCGACCCCGACCGGGGTATCTTCAACGCCGTCCTCAAAGACGTGGGCCTGATCGACGAGTCCGTGAACTGGTTCACCAACCAGTGGTCGTTCTACGCGATCGTGCTGCTGAACGTCGTCCATCACGGCTTCCCGTTCGTGGCGATCACCGTCCTGGCCGGGCTCCTCGGCGTCTCCAAGGAGATGCTGGAGGCCGCAGCGCTCGACGGCGCGAACTCATGGCGACGGTTCTGGCAGATCATCTTCCCCACCCTGAAGCCGGTGTTCACCGTCGTGATCATCCTGTCGACCATCTGGGACTTCAAGGTGTTCGCGCAGGTCTATCTGATGCCAGGCGGATCCGGTGGCAACCGCTCCGTGCTGAATCTCGGTGTCTGGTCGTACGTGGAGTCCTTCGGTCAGAACCGGTACGGATTCGGCGCGGCCCTCGCCGTGCTGCTCACGCTCGTCCTGATCGGCATCACCATCGTCTATATTCGGTCGCTCACGAAGGAGGACGAGCTGTGA